The following is a genomic window from Planktothrix serta PCC 8927.
ACCTACGGTTGAAATAATCTACCCCAACCTGTTCCGGGCCCCTCTGCTGTCCAGCGATAGGTCATTTCATATTGACTGTAAATGGCACCTTTGCCATTTTCTACCGCCCCTGTATAACGATCATTGAGAGAACCATAAGGATCATTAACAATGAAATCTCCCTCTTCAGTTCGCCCTCGGACAACAATCATGTGACCCCCAGAAGGATGTTCCGTTGTCCCCCGATGCAAAATACCAATCACAACAGGACGGTTGGCTTCTAGTTCCCGATAAACATCCTCAAAATCGAGATCCGTATGCCAAGCACTATTTAAACCAAAATGCGATAAAGCTTGAGTTTGAACTTCATGATCTGTGGTATCGCCATATTCAAAGACCATTTCTAAGTAAATATCATCTCCATCTTTTCCAGGTAAAGTTCCAGGTCGGAAATACTCTAAACACATCGCACAGGAGGAAGAATTACAAGTTCTTTCAGGATCTCGATAATTATCAGTTTGAGGAAACCAAGGAACAGGAAGTAAAATTTTCTTGGGTTTGATTTGAAGCTGGGGATTGCAAATTTCTACATCCTGAGTGTGAACAAACCAAGTATTTCTTCCCTTAAAAGATTGAGCTAAAAAGGCAACTTTCAGGTAATCTCCGGTTTGGTACGCATAGGAAGCCACCTCAAAAATATTACCTTCTGTGATATCAACTTGTTGTTCTATGGAAAGTTCTGTAACATCTTCTATGATAAGTCTCAGAGTAGTGGTATGAACAAATTTAAGGGTTAAAGCAGGTTTGGATTGGGTAGGGGTTTGACTTTTTTCTCGTGAATTAATGACTTCACAGGCTTTTTTATAATATTGTTGACGATCTTCTAAGCCGTTGTAGCCGCCATTAACTCGTAGTGTAATTTCTTCAACCGTTGCACCGCGATCGCAAACTTCATTCATGCTATTATTGTACCACCAAAAGCCTGCACTGGTAAATGGATAAGTCTCTGCGACATAATCACAACCCTGCATAATGTTGGCATCACCAATCGCCTGACAAAAGGCTTGATAATTATTTCGTCCGGTTAGCTGAAGCACCCCAGCACCTTTATATTTAGATCCATCACCTGAACAAGTATTTCCCAGTTCACTTCGTCCTTCCAAATAGTCACCCTCATCAAGCTCTTTTAACCATTTCAAACCCCCTGATTCATGGGCGATTTGGCTGAGAAAATGGCAAAGTCTAGGGGGAGTATTGATTTCATAATGATTTAAGCAACAATTGAGATCGTTCAGTTCATCTTTTGTAATGGGATTGTCAAAGATTCTTTCGGCTTCCTCTTGGTTAATGAATAACTGAATACCTTGATCGGGAAGAAATAATTCTTGAGATTCATTTAATTGTATTCCTTCCCAATGTTGAGTAAACGCATAAAAAGTGCCACTATTTGCTGCTAAAAAAACCTTAATATGTCCATTATCAGCAGGTTCAATTGCTTCAAAGCCATAGGTTTTGCCCGCCGGAACGATGACGATTTGTTCAGGTTTAAGTTGAGATGACTCAACCGGAAGTTTTTTTAACTTAGTATTCACTTTTGCAGTAATTTGTTTCATACCTATTACCACGTCAATTGCTTGAATTAGTATTATTGATCTCAATACAATGACGAATTTAGGCTAGGAATTCTGATTTTTTTGAGTTAGTTTTCAGGAGGCTCTGGCTTTGATTCAAGTATAGAATCGTGGGAGTCTGCAATTTCATCATCTTTGGAGCTTAAAGTCGTTAGAGTTGCTGATAAAAATCCTAAGAGAGACCCTAATATAACATTAAAAGATTGATTGGCTATATTGTTAACATTTTCCATGTTTTGGATCTCAACTTCCAATAATTCCTGATAAACATCTAATTGCTCTGATGTTTTCATGAGATCTAAATTTTTAATATGCTCTTCTCGGCTAGCAAAAGCATTATTATAAAAAAATGTTACTCCTCCTGTAAAACTTAATAAAATACTATAAATTACTAAAATAGTATACCAAGGAGATCCGACAATTGAGCTTTTTTTCTGATCCAAATCTCTTTGATTTGATGCTTTTATTGGGGGATTTAAGAGTTCTTCTTTTTGAGAATATTTTTCTTGAAACTCAGATAGTTTTTCCATAAAATTTATTTCTGTTAACTTATTCTATATTTTGTTGATATTATCATTTTTTTTATGATTATTTTTTTGAGCTAAAGTAGTTGATAAAAAAGACACGATAGCCCCCAGCACAACATTAAAAGACTGTGAACCTATATTATTCTCATCTTGAGAAGTTTTGGCATCGTTTTGCAAAAGCTCTTCGACGAGTTTAAATTTTTCCTGATCATCATATACCTTTGTAATTTTAGCAATATTCTCTGCTCTAGTTGCAAAGATATTATTATAGAAAAAAGTAATATAGCCTGTAATAAAAAACAAGACCATATACGTTGTAAGTACCGCGTACCAAGTTCTACTCATTGAATTTTTTAATGAACTGGACAAAACTAAACTGGGTTAATCAACCCTGTTTGACTTCTGGTACTAAAACGATTATTGAAGACACGTTCTGAAATTTTAGACTTAAAGATGTTTTATCGGACTTAAGGCCCTCTATACAACCCGATTCAAGCCTAATCCGGTTGACTGAACATGAAGCATAGTCAACAGAGCGATCGCCGTCGTTTAATCGAGCTAGAGAGACAATGAAATAATATTGCTCTATTATAGATTTAATAGAGATCATGTATCAGGGTGTAAGTTAGAAAACCCTTAACACTAGATAACCCTCCCATGACTTTTGAAGAAGCAGTGCGATTTGTAGACTCAACCCTAGAGTCTAAAACCGGTAAAAAACTAACTCTCACTGAAAAAAACATCCTCCAAGCTGCCTGGAATAACGAAACCTACAGCAACGTTGCTGAAAGCTTATATCTAAGTATTGGTCATATTAAAGATTTAGCCTCCCGATTATGGCAACGCCTTTCAGATACCTTCAGGGAAAAAATCACCAAAAATAACTTTAGACGACTCATAGAAGAGCTTTATGTCACCCAGACTTTCCCTGAAGAAAAAATAGCAGAAAACGATACAGATGAAAGTTTAACCTCCAAAGGGAATATTTTAATTATTGGCGATCTCATCCAAAACTTGCAACTTTTAACTGAAGTATTAAGTAAACGGGGTTATAAAGTTTGCAGCATCCCCAATGGGAAGATAGGATTAAGAACAATCCACAAGCACCCACCCGATGTCATTTTACTCGATATTAAAATGCCGGAAATGGATGGGTATGAAATCTGCAAAATTCTAAAAGCCGATGAAGTGACCTCAGAAATTCCGGTCATTTTCTTAAGTGGGTTAGATGAAATTATCGATAAAGCCAAAGCCTTTCAAGTCGGTGGCGTTGACTTGATCACCAAACCATTTCAACCCGAAGAAGTCATTGCTCGAATTCAAACTCAACTGGCTTTCCAACAACAAAAACGCCAGTTAAGAGAACAAATTGAAAAACATCAACAAACCGTAAAAATTCTCTATCAATCTCGCGCTGTACTTACCAGTTTACTCAATAGTTCTCAAGATGGAATTGCCGCCATACAAACAGTGAGAGATCTAATGACCGAAGAAATTAACGATTTTCGCTGTTTGGTAGTGAATCCCATTTTTGCAAAGTTATTAGGTCAAAAACGAAAAGACCTCATAGGTAAAACCTCCCTCAAAAAATTGCTCAATCAACTGATTCCGACCTTGTTTGATTCCCTGATCAGTGTCGTTGAGACAGGAGAAATGATCGAAAAAACATTTTATTGGGAAAATAATGACCAGCAGAACTGGTACTATTTGACTGCTATAAAATTTGGAGACGGTTGTTCAATTACTATTCACGATATCACAAATTTGAAAATCATTCAATTTAAAAGGCAGATGGAAATGTATTTAGAATAAACTCCTATTTTCTCAAGAGTTGAGTTGGTATTGCACGGTTGTTATCAGTTTCAGTTTATTGGAGTTAAAACCGGAATTTAACTTGATATTATTACTAATACCCAAGCTAAACTATAAAATCCGGCAATTTCTCAAAAAAGCCAACTTTTCCGAACTTAGAGATCCGACTTTCTGCTATTGACACAGACAGGGTAAACGACGGATGATATTGTAACAATGAAATTTGGAAAAGCTAATGCAGTCTTGTGAAGCAAATTTTTCTTGGCTCTACAAGATTATTTGGTGCATTTTACGATTCAATCTGTTTTCAATTTTATTCAAGAAAGCTTTGATAAGACTTAACTCAATTTCACACAATCCTAAATAAATCAAGTGCTTTTTCAGCACTAATCATCAACTGAACATGATGAAAAACAGTTTGACTGGCAAAAACTTAAACCACACCCAGATGCTTATATCATCTTGCCATTTAGCTCCTAATTCTCGCCATCTATCTAAAGATATAGATTTAGATTTTGGGGAAGAAGAACCCATTTTATTAAAACGTCTTTCTTTAGGCGATGACAATGCCTTTTGGCAATTATGGCAACAGCATCAAAAATACCTGTATTATCGCTGTCTAAGCTGGATGGGAGGAAATCCTATTGAGGCTGAAGAAGCACTCAGCCTAGCAATGCTAAAAGCCAGAGATAAATTACCAAACTCGGCAGATAAAATTACAAATTTCCGTGCTTGGCTGATCCGCCTTACCCATAATCTTTGCGTAGATATCCATCGTGCGCGTTGCAGAAAGGCAATCAGAATCGAGACTGTTGAAGAAGACGAAGCGGTTATCTCTAACTTTGACTGTCCCGAATCAGCTATTCTTCGTGATGAGTTAGGACAGGTGATTCGTAGTGCTGTAGATACTCTTCCTGAACGACTTCGCATTCCTTTTATCTTACGTTACTACGAGCAAGTTTCCTATCCAGATATTGCTCAACAACTCGCCATATCCCAAGATATAGCGCTACGCGCTATGGTTAGGACAAAAGTATGATAAGATGCAGTAATACCTCAATATCGGAAAATAGTTATGCCGGCACCTTATAGTTACGATTTACGCTCCAAGGCGATCGCAGCCGTGAAAAGAGGAGAAAAGAAAATAGAGGTAAGTCGTTTCTTTAAAATAAGTCGCAACACATTAGATCTGTGGCTGAAAAAAGAAAGAGAAACAGGAGACTATCAGGCTAGCCGACAGGTAGGAGTAGGAACTCAACCGAAAATTCAGGAGTTAGAAAAATTTAAAGAATTCGTGAAAAAAAATAGTGACAAGACTCAAAAACAAATGGCCCAATTATGGGGGTGTGAGGCGACGCAACAGAATATTAGTTATGCTTGTCGAAAACTGGGTATAAGTCGAAAAAAAAAACTTATGGGTATCGAGAAAGAGATGAAGAAAAAAGACGAGAATTTCTTCAAAAACTAGAGGGAATAGAAAGGAGCAGAAAAGTTTATGTAGATGAAGCGGGATTTGATAATAGAGAGGATTACCCGTATGGCTACAGCCCGATAGGGGAAAGATGTTATGCACTCAAGTCCGGTAAAAGAAGAGAAAGAGTCAGTTGGCTATCAGCATTGAAAGAAGGTAAATTATTGGCTCCTTTAACCTTTGAGGGGTCATGTAATAAAGATTTATTTGAAACCTGGTTAAAGAATTGTTTGCTGCCAGTGCTAGAACCAGGAGACATTATTATTATTGATAATGCCAGCTTTCATCAAGGGGAATATATCAAAGAACTCGTCGAAGAAGCCGGATGTAAAATTTGGTATTTGCCCCCATATTCTCCCGACTTGAACAAGATTGAAAACTGGTGGGCTGTTTTAAAGACATGGATGAAACAGAGATTAAACGAATTTCAAACCGTCAGAGAATGCGTGGATGCTGCATTTAGAAATTGTCCTAACGTATGCGCGTAGCGCTATAATGCTTACAAACGCATCCAACAGGCACGAGATAGACTGCAAAAGTGCCTGAGAAGGTACTTGTCAGGGATAGAAAATTTTCCGTTAAGTTCCTCCAAAACCTCTAATAAAAATAGTAATTTTTTAGGGGATGATTTAAAAATAGACTCTCCCATATCGAGAGATCCCGGGTGCATTTTCGCCGTCATTAATTATCAATTAACAGCGACATGCGTAAAAAAACTATCTCATCCGTCCTATCCATCATTCGGTCTTCAGGGATGGAGATAAATATTGATTTAGTTTTAGACGAAAAGCCAATTCGAACGAACCAAAAAATCAAAACATTAAGTCAGTACGTGCAGCAGTATCCTTCTGGATGGAAAAAACGCTTAGAATTGGCGAATCTGCTATACACAAATGGTTGTTGGCAACAGGCAATTCAAGAGTATCGGCAAGTCATTGACCGACAGCCCCAATTCCTTGAAGTGCAGTTGAAATTGGGGAAAATGTTGCAGTTAATGGGACAAAAGACTGATGCCGTAGCAGTTTATGAGAATGCCTTGTCCTTGATACACCATGAGGCAACTCGACAGCATATCAGTGGATTAATTGCAGTTTGTCGGGATGACATTCAGGAAGCAATACTAGCTTTTGAGTCAGCCACTTCCCTAGAACCCGACAACGTTGCTCACTGGTTGGCTTTGGGGCGGTTGCAGATGCAGAGAGAGGATAGGGTTGCAGCATTGCGAACATTTGAGACAATTGTGTCAATTCATCCCGATGATCTGGTCGCACTGATTGATCGCTATGATGCGCTTCTCGTCTTGGGTAAGATTAGGGCAGCCCAGGACTGTTTAGACCGCTTGGTCGAGTTAGCGTCTGAAGATTTCCGGGTACTCAAACGACAGATCGAAAATCGTTGCTGGATGAGGTTGGTATTCGGAGAACTGGGGAAGCAGACCAAACAGATCATTAACTTGGCTCTGCGACTCGCTCCCGATGCTGTAGATACTTGCGAGTTACTAGCCTATTATCACATTTTCCAAGGGGATTGGGCTACAGGAGTCGGGGTCTTGGCTCAGTTTACAGAGAAACACCCGCATCATCCCAGGGGTTGGTATTCCTATGGGCGGTGCTTGTTCCACACTGGGGATTATCAACAGGCTGCATCAGCCATGCTGAAAGCTTATCGTCTCTACCCCAAAGATTGTGAAATTTATCGGGCGTTGTGCGAGATTTTACCTTTTATCCCTCCTTTAACCCATCTCCTTGCACCAGAGGGGAGTAATGGGATGTCTATCTCGCTGGCTTTGATTGTAGAAGAGATGCTAGAGCGTTTTCCTCAACGCTGGAGCGTTTGGACGACAGCAGGGCGAGTGCTGGTGGAACATTTTCAGGAAATTGACCGGGGGTGTGGTGTTTCTGCACAGGCGACGCAACTTCAGCCCCAGTTGCCGGATGCTTGGTTTCGGCATGGGCGGGTGTTGGCACTGGCCGGAAAACACCAGGAGGCAGTTGAGGCGTTGACACAAGGATGGCAGTTGTTGCCAGATGCGGGGGATTATTTGCCATCTGTGTTAGTGGCGGTGTGGTTCGGGGAGAGTTATCGGGTATTGGGGGATGAGGCGAAGAGTCGGGAGTGGTGGGAAGTGGCTTGTCAGCAAGCGTTGGCACTGATGGAGTTCGATCCAGCTACGGTTTGTTATTGGCTTGGGAAAGCATTACAAGGATTAGGGGATATCAGGGGGGCGGTGGAGGCTTATCAACGTAGTTTAAATCAGCAGTTGCTCTATCCGTTTCGGGGGGAGGTTGAAAACGCACTGAAGCAGTTGCAAGTTAGGTAAGAAAAAGGTTCTAGTAATAGGGATCTGAACTTAAGAAAGAACACTTCCTAACTCGCAAAATTCAGAAAGTGACTACTGGAATTGTCTTAAGTACAGAAGACAAAAGTTCCAATCCATCACTCGTAATAGAGGTAAAAATTACTATGCCAGTAACAACCGCAATCAAAATAGATGTCAATCAAACGATAGACCAGATCAAAGGGCTTGTTACATACGACAAAAAATATGTGATTGAAGTTATCAACAAGACTCAATATACCCTCGAACGTATAGGTGCTTATAATGACTCAGAAAATTGGCCACTTGGCGATATCCAACCGAGTGAGTTAGGGGTGGCACAATTTGACTGTAATTCTTTCTCCTTTGCAGTGAACTATAAACTAAAAGGAGGATGGGGTTGTATACAATTTGCAGCTTCCTGGCCTCTTGTCGGTAAGCGGAAAATTGCTATCGGTGGTATTAATCAAGACGGTAATGAGCCAGCCAACAAAGTTTGGGATCAGATGAATGATCCCTACGATAAATCTTGTTCTAATGGTTCTGTGAAAGTTCGCGCTTTTATGAGAGAAGAAGGAAAATCGATCACATGGATTTATGAAGTAACAAACGAATAGTTTTTGCTGGAAGTTTGAACGCTTAAGTAGAAATCATGTAACGCTTCGTGATTTAGATTGGCTCACGCTCGGAAAGTCAGTGAACGAAGCCGTTGCCAACTCAGGTAACGGCTTCCTCTTCATCAATCAACCTCTAATTCAATAATTCAATTCGTCTTATTATTAACACTAGGTTGATGGATAGAATCAAGATTTCCGAAAAAAGTTAATTCAAAAAAATCAGAAATTGATAATTGGAATCGTCTAATCAGTAGAAGACAGGAAAAAGCAAAATTAATCTTGTCTCCGGTTCAATACCGATACAAAACGTTGAGCAACCGACAAGAAAATTATGAGGTTCAAGCATGGCAGTCACACAGAAAAACGTCACTGATATTTCAGCATTACCCGGACTTGACAAACTGTGGTCTGAAACCCAAGGCGACTCCCAAATCTGTGTAGCCATTCTTGACGGTCCAGTAGACCAATCTCATCCTTGCTTTGACGGTGCCAACCTTACCCGAGTACAAACCACAATTTCAGAGGCAGCCAGCACCGGGCTAATGTCGAGTCACGGAACGCACATTACCAGCATCATCTTCGGTCAGCATCACAGTGACGTTCTTGGTATTGCTCCGGGCTGTCGCGGATTGATTGTGCCAGTGTTTTCCGATCATTCCAGAGGTTCGCTCTCACAAATCGACTTAGCACGAGCGATCAACCAAGCAGTTGAAGCAGGTGCTCATGTCATCAACATTAGTGGTGGCGAACTGACTCAATCAGGCGAAGCAGACCCAATTCTGGCAAACGCAGTGCGTTCCTGCACTGAAAACAACGTTCTCATCGTTGCGGCTGCGGGCAATGATGGCTGCGAATGCCTCCACGTTCCGGCAGCACTAAATTCAGTTCTCGCTGTTGGTGCCATGAATGCTCAAGGATTGCCCTTCGATTTTAGCAATTGGGGTGAAACCTATCAAACTCAAGGCATTCTCGCTCCAGGTGAAAACATCCAGGGGGCGGAACTGGGGGGCGATATTGCCCTGAGAAGTGGTACCAGCTTTGCGACTCCCATTGTATCTGGAATTGTGGCGCTGCTCCTGAGCGTGCAACGGCAACGAGGCGAAAAGCCAGACCCCCACGCTATCCGTGAGGCTCTTCTCCAGAGTGCTTTGCCTTGCAACCCAGAAACGGGTTCAGATTGCCGTCGCTTTTTAGCCGGAAGTCTCAATATTCCTGGGGTTCATGCCCTGATCGCACAAGGAGGAAAAACAGAATTGTCTGAGGAAAACTTAGAGCAACCGATGATTCAACCGAGTGAGGCAACTTGCCTTGAACTAGAAGCATCCGCCAACCCGCTATCAGATGTAGGCGTGCTGGTGCCAGAAGTCACCCCATCTGAATTGGTCTCAGGAACAGTAAATCATTTGGAAAATACGGAAAAGACAATGACTATAATGCCTAGTCAACTAACAGCACCGTCTGTCACCTCCAGTGGCGTCGTCGCCTCTGAAAACTGCGGCTGTAGCGGTGTCGGTGTAAAATCCCTTGTTTATGCGATGGGAACAGTGAGTTACGACTTCGGCACTGAGGCTCGTCGAGATAGCTTTAAGCAGCTTATGCCAGATGTTGAGGGAAATCCGCCCTTCCCAGCTAACCCCTACGTCGTTAGCCAGATGGTGGATTATCTTGAACAAAATCCCTACGAAGCAAAATCGCTGATTTGGACGTTAAACCTAGAGCTAACACCCATTTACGCCATTGAGCCTGTTGGCTCTTATGCCGAGTTAGCTTATGAGCATCTGATTTCAGCTATCAAGGGGCAGATCAAACCTGACAACGATCCTGATTATGTTTCCAGGGTTTCAATTCCTGGCGTATTGACAGGCAAGACCGTCAGACTATTTTCTGGGCAAGTTGTTCCCGTGATTGCCCCGGAAGTTCGGGGGATGTACGAGTGGAACGTCAACCAATTGGTCACACTAGCGGTTGAAGCAGCAAGAACAGCAATGCCCCAGGCTCAAGCTAACCAGCAGGAGCAAGCGACGCGAGCTTCTCTGAAGGAATTTCTCAATCGGATGTACTACGAATTTCGGAATCTAGGTCAAACATCTCAGGAGCGGGCGCTGAATTTCGCGGCGACGAATGCGTTCCAAGCAGCACAGGCGTTAACTGAGGCAACGGGTAAGGGGATGCAGCTTGACCGTATTGAAACCGAAAAAAGCCCATTTTGTCGGATGGATTCAGATTGTTGGGATGTCAAACTGAAGTTTTTCGACCCTGAGAATGATCGACGAGCGAAAAAAGTATTTCGATTCACGGTGGATGTAAGCGATCAAATGCCCGTCACGATTGGCGAAGTCCGTACCTGGTCTATATCTGACTAAAATATCCTTCAATAGCTCACATTTAAAACTTTTTTAAAGTCCGTACAAACAGGAGTATTCAGATGAATTATTTGCCTAAGCAATCTCAACCCATTGCTCGGAGTCTCAACACGACATCCCCCTTATTAAAGAGTTCAGGGGTCAGCAGTTCCGATTTCATGGACTGTTACAAGCTAAAAGGTATGGCGAGAAATATCTGTATGGCTGCTTATTAGAAATCGGGGATTGCCCTTCAAAAATCATTTAAACAGGAGAAAACGCGATGAAAGTTCCGATTCAAGCCGGACACATACCGCGTTACCCGTGGTAAGTGTTCGGAAACAAAAAAAACAAGCAAACACTCAAGAAAAAATTAGGAAAAGTTATGAAACTTCCCAAACAAGTTGCCCCTGTGGAACGGACGCTGACTCCCTCTGCAATTTCAGGACAAAGTGGTGTTGAAGCCAGTGCCTGGTATGACACCCTTCTGGACATTGCCAAGAAAGCAGTTCCCATTGTATCCAACGTTCTGGGCAGTCTGTAATTCAGGCATCTTCATCAGCCTAACTAAACAGTTGTAACAACATTCCTCGTTCGGCAGTTGACAACCACAACCCAACGAGTTCTAAAAACATTAAGGATAAAGAGGCAAAATCATGAACCTTCCCAAACAATCTGCACCCGTGGAACGGACTCTCGCTCCCTCTGCAATGTCAGGACAAAGTGGTGTTGAAGCTAGCGCCTGGTATGACACTCTTCTGGATGTTGTCAAGACCGCTGCCCCAATTGCTGCACCAATTCTGACCTCTCTGATCTAATTCTGACTCATGCTCTCTAGCGTGGGTTACTAACAAACTGTAACCCGATCGCTGGCTCGGTGGTTGTATGGTGTACAAACACCGAGCTTCTCCAAAAGGGTCACAGAACCTTCGCTGCTAACTAAACTTCCGAATGAACTGCCGCTAAAAAACCACACAATGCTGACTTCTTTACCCGTTGAATCTATCTCTGATACTGCCTTCTTAACAGCTTTCTATCGGGCTTTGGAAACCGAGTGCCCAGATTCTCTGTTCCAAGATCCCCACGCCCGAATTTTAGCTGGGGAGCGGGGTGAAAAGCTCGTTGAGGCAATGCCGGGGGGAAAATCAGGAGCAGCAGGCTGTGCCGTGCGGACTTGCGTGATGGATGAGTTGATTCTGCGGACGGTTCAAGAAGACGGCATTGATACCGTGTTGAATTTAGGAGCCGGTTTGGATACAAGACCTTATCGACTGCCTTTACCAACTTCCTTGTATTGGTACGAGTGTGACTTGCCAGTTGTCCTCGCTTACAAAGCCGAAAAGCTTGCTGGCGTGCAGCCCAGGTGCGTTTTGGAATCGGTTTCTTTGGATATTACTGACAGCATTACAAGGCAGACTTTCTTTCAGGATGTTGGTAGGGTCGCAAAACAGGTACTAGCGGTTACGGAAGGTCTTCTTATTTATATGAGTACAGAGCAAGTCGCTGCACTGGCGACTGACCTTTACGCACAGCCCCAGTTTCGGTGGTGGTTGACGGATCTTGCTTCGGCAAGTGCGTTGCGTTATTTCCAGCAAAGCGTCAATCGTTCGCTGAATTCCAGTGACGCAACTTTGCGATTCGCCCCTGAAGAAGGAACTGAGTTCTTTCGGCACTATGGTTGGAAGAGCGTCGAATTGCGATCGCTGCTGGAAGAAGGCCAGCGCTTACAGCGAGAAATCTTACCCCAATCCCTGCTGACTCAATTACAAGCGCCGGAACATTGGGAAATTTGGCGGAAGATGTCTGGCTTCGTTTTGCTGAGGCGGCATTAAGGGTGAATTCAAGGTTGAGGTCTATCGTTGCAGAAGATACTGCAATGATTTAGGTCAATTTGTCCATTCATACAACATCAGAGGTTGTATTGGTATCCCTAACAAAAGGAGCACTTATGAAACTTCCCAACCAGTCTCTACCTGTGAACAGAAGAGAAATCATAGAGCCTGACTTGGTAGTGGTGTCTTTTAAAGATAGTAAAGGCAAGTGGCAACAACAATATCGTTATGTGCGGGGTTCTAATTCCGATCCGAATGAGTCCATGAAATTTTCAGAGACCCTTGACTGTGGGTGTGGGATATTTTCTGGGCTGTCAAGGGCGATGTGCTTTGCTGCTTGTGGCGTTTTTTAAGGGCAGAACCTTGGCTCAATTTGAGTTAGCTGTAGAAGTAAGGACACAGCCTCTCTACCTGATTTAGTTCAGAAATCAAATAAGTGATCGCCCCCCTTACACTAACTCCCACATCCACATAATTCTTTAACAATTAGGGGCTGCACCACCTTCTCGCAGTCCCGCTATCTGAAAAGTGATCGCTTAACCAGAAAACCTAATTAAACT
Proteins encoded in this region:
- a CDS encoding class I SAM-dependent methyltransferase — its product is MLTSLPVESISDTAFLTAFYRALETECPDSLFQDPHARILAGERGEKLVEAMPGGKSGAAGCAVRTCVMDELILRTVQEDGIDTVLNLGAGLDTRPYRLPLPTSLYWYECDLPVVLAYKAEKLAGVQPRCVLESVSLDITDSITRQTFFQDVGRVAKQVLAVTEGLLIYMSTEQVAALATDLYAQPQFRWWLTDLASASALRYFQQSVNRSLNSSDATLRFAPEEGTEFFRHYGWKSVELRSLLEEGQRLQREILPQSLLTQLQAPEHWEIWRKMSGFVLLRRH